A window of Apium graveolens cultivar Ventura chromosome 8, ASM990537v1, whole genome shotgun sequence contains these coding sequences:
- the LOC141679952 gene encoding ATP-dependent DNA helicase RRM3-like — MVDNILLRQRKSCPNTFFTLNDTQLQFYVLGEIDELLRSVGKSLKKFDQLPQPPRSYLNIGTNNLIIEETSYDTRKMEYETAKLLQDCTEEQRKIYDAVIQSIDNNVGGIFFVYGNGGCGKTFLWRTLICKLRSEGKIMLPVACSGIAATLLPGGRTAHSRFKIPIVLDECSSCNIAHDSDIAQLIKQTQLIIWDEAPMHHSYAFEFLDRLLKDIIKAVDPECYNMPFGGITIVLGGDFHQILPIITYEDRADIVVACESDSESEELIKFAKWVLDIGNGQVSPPRVCNSPLIENQILIPSQFCDLQTESTVDNMICSTYPNFSHERHSIQYLSEIAILTPTNQTLGHLNSLIVDKLPGESMSYFSVDAAEEFGGLDEDLNEAFPIEYLNFLNASS, encoded by the exons ATGGTTGATAACATTTTACTGAGACAACGTAAAAGTTGTCCAAATACCTTTTTTACTCTTAACGACACGCAACTACAGTTCTATGTTTTAGGAG AAATAGATGAGTTGCTCCGGTCAGTTGGTAAATCCTTGAAGAAATTTGATCAATTGCCTCAACCTCCTCGCAGCTATTTGAACATTGGAACAAACAATTTGATAATTGAAGAGACAAGCTATGACACCAGGAAGATGGAGTATGAAACTGCCAAGCTACTACAGGACTGTACAGAGGAGCAGAGAAAAATATATGATGCAGTAATACAATCTATTGACAATAATGTTGGAGGGATTTTCTTCGTTTATGGTAATGGTGGATGTGGAAAGACATTCTTATGGAGAACTCTTATATGTAAGTTACGTTCAGAAGGTAAAATTATGCTTCCAGTTGCTTGTTCTGGGATTGCTGCCACATTATTGCCCGGTGGTCGGACTGCGCACTCCAGATTTAAAATTCCAATAGTTCTTGATGAATGTTCATCATGTAATATTGCCCATGATTCAGATATTGCGCAACTCATAAAGCAGACACAACTAATAATATGGGACGAGGCGCCTATGCATCACAGTTACGCATTCGAATTCCTAGACCGATTGTTGAAGGATATCATAAAAGCTGTTGATCCAGAATGTTACAACATGCCTTTTGGCGGTATTACTATAGTTCTGGGTGGTGATTTCCATCAAATCCTCCCAATCATTACGTATGAAGATCGTGCTGATATTGTAGTTGCCT GTGAAAGTGATAGTGAAAGTGAAGAGCTTATAAAGTTTGCAAAATGGGTACTTGACATTGGTAATGGCCAGGTCAGTCCACCTCGAGTCTGCAATTCGCCACTCATTGAAAATCAAATTTTGATTCCGTCTCAGTTTTGTGATTTACAAACTGAGAGCACAGTTGATAACATGATTTGTAGCACATATCCTAATTTTTCTCACGAAAGGCATAGTATACAGTACTTGAGCGAGATAGCTATTTTGACGCCTACCAACCAGACTCTGGGCCACCTCAATTCGCTTATTGTAGACAAGCTCCCAGGAGAATCTATGTCATATTTTAGTGTTGATGCTGCAGAGGAATTTGGTGGGTTAGATGAGGATCTGAATGAAGCCTTCCCAATAGAGTATTTGAACTTCTTAAATGCCAGCTCATGA